In one Culex quinquefasciatus strain JHB chromosome 2, VPISU_Cqui_1.0_pri_paternal, whole genome shotgun sequence genomic region, the following are encoded:
- the LOC6037229 gene encoding uncharacterized protein LOC6037229, protein MSSGYKHLYSCVTFILFMVVVNFYKNKIHQAREREASVRAKMRGSPQKLSSYQLHRRETTLDEEASIMYPGDYYADKIEAEFQRRFSNADSLLDRMLKEFPAKCRDMEVFYPAKHSKEHELKRFHIMEELLSPKKARQPPIDPNLAQSNSSMYVFLSVLIILIIAAGVDIAKHIRVNPRRQENIRRLSLQNYQALIREKQKQFRMMKQHCSQPSMSINRSIDETNYPPRSAPPPRKTWTPNHLRRPYCADNPSPLDWSSHRQRCRPWPDRAYQAAAANICCDVRRWIRSGWPTGVTVTRSNRCTPTDRRRRCDDGCGCCIGIEVNFGFSVEHKCDETYSVGYAH, encoded by the coding sequence ATGTCATCCGGCTACAAACACTTGTACTCCTGTGTGACCTTCATCCTGTTCATGGTGGTGGTCAATttctacaaaaacaaaatccacCAAGCCCGCGAACGGGAAGCCTCGGTACGGGCTAAGATGCGTGGCAGTCCACAAAAGCTGTCCTCGTATCAACTGCATCGCCGTGAGACCACGCTGGACGAAGAAGCGTCCATCATGTACCCGGGAGATTACTACGCCGACAAGATCGAAGCGGAATTCCAGCGCCGATTTTCCAACGCTGACTCACTGCTCGATCGAATGCTGAAAGAATTCCCAGCCAAGTGTCGTGACATGGAGGTGTTTTACCCtgcaaaacattcaaaagaGCACGAGCTCAAACGGTTCCACATCATGGAAGAGTTGCTATCCCCAAAGAAGGCCCGCCAACCCCCCATCGATCCAAACCTAGCCCAATCCAACTCTTCAATGTACGTATTTCTCTCCGTCCTCATCATCCTGATCATCGCCGCCGGCGTAGACATCGCCAAACACATCCGGGTCAACCCCCGTCGCCAAGAAAACATACGCCGCCTCTCCCTCCAAAACTACCAGGCCCTCATCCGCGAAAAGCAGAAGCAGTTCCGCATGATGAAGCAGCACTGCTCGCAACCCTCGATGAGCATCAACCGCTCGATCGACGAGACCAACTACCCGCCCCGTTCCGCGCCGCCACCAAGGAAGACCTGGACACCAAACCACCTCCGCCGCCCCTACTGCGCAGACAATCCGTCCCCATTGGACTGGTCCAGCCACCGTCAGCGGTGTCGGCCCTGGCCAGACCGAGCCTACCAGGCGGCGGCGGCAAACATCTGCTGCGACGTCCGTCGATGGATTCGTTCGGGCTGGCCGACCGGGGTGACGGTGACACGGTCAAACCGATGCACGCCAACGGATCGCCGACGGAGATGCGACGACGGGTGCGGATGCTGCATCGGCATTGAAGTGAATTTTGGATTTAGTGTTGAGCACAAGTGTGACGAAACATACTCAGTAGGCTATGCTCACTAG
- the LOC6037228 gene encoding uncharacterized protein LOC6037228, with product MALTESQQQQPLPEPATETSSSNGNGIKSPEPPQRPRKLSFDETDMELTRLKLGAAVRRFPLSWVVVASTLCVTAGLLVRYLLPFNSESYKTALSTLGQWRQLIAERATVTLAASHEQFESLRTTVAGSSLVDQLRNPSQVVFASLLGLGVTWFTYFVVYLDSSIPGVNPPTPFSASKKKRFSDKERRFHLGYITALLSGLTVFLIVLFVE from the exons ATGGCATTGACGGAAAGCCAACAACAGCAGCCCCTTCCGGAACCAGCAACCGAAACGTCGTCGTCCAACGGCAATGGCATCAAGAGTCCGGAACCACCGCAGCGGCCCCGCAAGCTGTCCTTCGACGAGACCGACATGGAACTGACCCGGCTGAAGCTGGGAGCGGCCGTGCGGAGATTCCCGCTGTCCTGGGTGGTCGTCGCGTCTACGCTGTGTGTCACCGCCGGCCTACTTGTGCGCTACCTGCTGCCCTTCAATTCCG AATCGTACAAAACGGCCCTGTCCACACTGGGCCAGTGGCGCCAGCTCATCGCGGAACGTGCCACCGTAACGCTGGCCGCCAGCCACGAACAGTTCGAGTCGCTGCGGACGACGGTGGCCGGAAGCAGCCTGGTGGACCAGTTGCGGAACCCCTCGCAGGTGGTGTTCGCATCCCTGCTGGGGCTCGGAGTGACCTGGTTCACGTACTTTGTGGTCTACCTGGACAGCAGCATTCCGGGCGTTAATCCGCCGACGCCGTTTTCCGCCAGCAAGAAGAAGCGGTTCTCGGATAAGGAGCGTCGGTTCCATTTGGGGTACATTACGGCGCTGCTCAGCGGGCTGACGGTGTTTTTGATTGTGCTGTTTGTGGAGTGA